A window from Musa acuminata AAA Group cultivar baxijiao chromosome BXJ3-10, Cavendish_Baxijiao_AAA, whole genome shotgun sequence encodes these proteins:
- the LOC103999758 gene encoding uncharacterized protein LOC103999758 isoform X3, translating to MMDKEMKGGSGMLILLLILSSGFSSASAASPAKIVGVAVSDAAYNAASALLKRFWSLKSTTKTAVSGHRPLMKFESGYTVQTVFDGSKLGIEPYSVEMTQSGELLLLDSVNSNLYRIPLPLSRYSRPKLIAGSPEGYVGHIDGRPCEARMNHPKGFTVDERGNIYVADTMNMAIRKISDAGVTTIAGGKWSRGGHLDGPSEDAKFSNDFEVIYIASSCSLLVVDRGNQAIREIQLNFDDCAHQYETGTAVLLAAGFFGYMLALLQRRLGTMVSNQNEHQTLTKASMSPYQKPIKPSIRSPLIPTGDEAVHMDEEGLFGLIGKLLLAIAEIFGAMFPFFRKRSKTKYHHHHQQQQQRANTWSVPESLAIPHDEIPTPRKTYAFMSKEPEKIHHIRHAPPYLMPQQQKQQVHQQHHLQWNRQFSSGTETYYEQSCEMMTNEIVFGAVQESDSKRRAVEMKAVNYGDPMFEQYGVRYRNHYISYGDY from the exons ATGATGGACAAGGAGATGAAAGGAGGGTCCGGGATGCTCATTCTTCTACTCATCTTATCGAGTGGGTTTAGCTCAGCTTCAGCTGCTTCACCAGCAA AGATCGTCGGTGTAGCTGTCTCCGATGCTGCCTATAATGCTGCCTCTGCCCTCTTGAAGAGGTTCTGGTCTCTGAAATCTACTACGAAGACTG CAGTCTCTGGGCACCGCCCACTGATGAAATTCGAGAGTGGGTACACTGTGCAGACGGTGTTCGACGGTAGTAAACTCGGGATCGAACCCTACTCGGTCGAGATGACGCAGAGTGGCGAGCTGCTGCTTCTTGATTCCGTCAACAGCAATTTGTACCGGATTCCGCTTCCTTTGTCGAGAT ATAGCAGACCTAAGCTTATTGCTGGTTCTCCAGAAGGTTATGTTGGTCATATTGATGGAAGACCATGTGAAGCAAGAATGAACCATCCAAAGGGCTTTACTGTTGACGAAAGGGGAAATATATATGTCGCGGACACAATGAACATGGCAATCAGGAAAATTAGTGATGCAG GGGTCACAACAATTGCAGGGGGAAAATGGAGCAGAGGAGGGCATTTGGATGGGCCTAGTGAAGATGCAAAGTTTTCTAatgattttgaagtcatttacatTGCTAGTAGCTGCTCTCTTCTAGTTGTAGACAGGGGAAATCAGGCAATCAGGGAGATTCAGCTTAACTTTGATGATTGTGCACACCAATATGAAACTG GAACTGCTGTGCTACTTGCTGCTGGATTCTTCGGTTACATGCTTGCTTTACTCCAGAGGCGGTTGGGAACAATGGTCTCTAACCAAAAT GAACATCAAACTCTCACAAAAGCAAGCATGTCTCCGTACCAGAAACCAATTAAACCATCTATAAGATCACCACTTATCCCTACTGGAGATGAAGCAGTGCACATGGACGAAGAAGGTCTCTTCGGCTTAATTGGTAAACTTTTGTTGGCAATAGCAGAAATCTTCGGTGCAATGTTCCCATTCTTCAGAAAGAGGTCAAAGActaaatatcatcatcatcatcagcagcagcagcagagggcAAACACTTGGTCAGTGCCAGAGAGCTTAGCAATCCCACATGATGAGATTCCCACACCTCGCAAGACTTATGCATTCATGTCAAAAGAACCAGAGAAGATCCACCACATCCGGCATGCACCACCTTATCTGATGCCACAGCAGCAGAAACAGCAAGTACATCAACAGCATCACCTTCAATGGAACCGGCAGTTCTCATCGGGCACTGAGACTTATTATGAGCAGAGCTGCGAAATGATGACTAATGAGATTGTTTTTGGAGCAGTTCAGGAGTCAGATAGCAAGCGGAGGGCAGTGGAGATGAAGGCTGTGAATTATGGGGATCCCATGTTTGAGCAATACGGTGTGCGCTACCGAAATCATTACATCAGTTATGGTGACTACTAA
- the LOC103999758 gene encoding uncharacterized protein LOC103999758 isoform X1: protein MMDKEMKGGSGMLILLLILSSGFSSASAASPAKIVGVAVSDAAYNAASALLKRFWSLKSTTKTAVSGHRPLMKFESGYTVQTVFDGSKLGIEPYSVEMTQSGELLLLDSVNSNLYRIPLPLSRYSRPKLIAGSPEGYVGHIDGRPCEARMNHPKGFTVDERGNIYVADTMNMAIRKISDAGVTTIAGGKWSRGGHLDGPSEDAKFSNDFEVIYIASSCSLLVVDRGNQAIREIQLNFDDCAHQYETGFPLGTAVLLAAGFFGYMLALLQRRLGTMVSNQNEHQTLTKASMSPYQKPIKPSIRSPLIPTGDEAVHMDEEGLFGLIGKLLLAIAEIFGAMFPFFRKRSKTKYHHHHQQQQQRANTWSVPESLAIPHDEIPTPRKTYAFMSKEPEKIHHIRHAPPYLMPQQQKQQVHQQHHLQWNRQFSSGTETYYEQSCEMMTNEIVFGAVQESDSKRRAVEMKAVNYGDPMFEQYGVRYRNHYISYGDY, encoded by the exons ATGATGGACAAGGAGATGAAAGGAGGGTCCGGGATGCTCATTCTTCTACTCATCTTATCGAGTGGGTTTAGCTCAGCTTCAGCTGCTTCACCAGCAA AGATCGTCGGTGTAGCTGTCTCCGATGCTGCCTATAATGCTGCCTCTGCCCTCTTGAAGAGGTTCTGGTCTCTGAAATCTACTACGAAGACTG CAGTCTCTGGGCACCGCCCACTGATGAAATTCGAGAGTGGGTACACTGTGCAGACGGTGTTCGACGGTAGTAAACTCGGGATCGAACCCTACTCGGTCGAGATGACGCAGAGTGGCGAGCTGCTGCTTCTTGATTCCGTCAACAGCAATTTGTACCGGATTCCGCTTCCTTTGTCGAGAT ATAGCAGACCTAAGCTTATTGCTGGTTCTCCAGAAGGTTATGTTGGTCATATTGATGGAAGACCATGTGAAGCAAGAATGAACCATCCAAAGGGCTTTACTGTTGACGAAAGGGGAAATATATATGTCGCGGACACAATGAACATGGCAATCAGGAAAATTAGTGATGCAG GGGTCACAACAATTGCAGGGGGAAAATGGAGCAGAGGAGGGCATTTGGATGGGCCTAGTGAAGATGCAAAGTTTTCTAatgattttgaagtcatttacatTGCTAGTAGCTGCTCTCTTCTAGTTGTAGACAGGGGAAATCAGGCAATCAGGGAGATTCAGCTTAACTTTGATGATTGTGCACACCAATATGAAACTGGTTTCCCTCTGG GAACTGCTGTGCTACTTGCTGCTGGATTCTTCGGTTACATGCTTGCTTTACTCCAGAGGCGGTTGGGAACAATGGTCTCTAACCAAAAT GAACATCAAACTCTCACAAAAGCAAGCATGTCTCCGTACCAGAAACCAATTAAACCATCTATAAGATCACCACTTATCCCTACTGGAGATGAAGCAGTGCACATGGACGAAGAAGGTCTCTTCGGCTTAATTGGTAAACTTTTGTTGGCAATAGCAGAAATCTTCGGTGCAATGTTCCCATTCTTCAGAAAGAGGTCAAAGActaaatatcatcatcatcatcagcagcagcagcagagggcAAACACTTGGTCAGTGCCAGAGAGCTTAGCAATCCCACATGATGAGATTCCCACACCTCGCAAGACTTATGCATTCATGTCAAAAGAACCAGAGAAGATCCACCACATCCGGCATGCACCACCTTATCTGATGCCACAGCAGCAGAAACAGCAAGTACATCAACAGCATCACCTTCAATGGAACCGGCAGTTCTCATCGGGCACTGAGACTTATTATGAGCAGAGCTGCGAAATGATGACTAATGAGATTGTTTTTGGAGCAGTTCAGGAGTCAGATAGCAAGCGGAGGGCAGTGGAGATGAAGGCTGTGAATTATGGGGATCCCATGTTTGAGCAATACGGTGTGCGCTACCGAAATCATTACATCAGTTATGGTGACTACTAA
- the LOC103999758 gene encoding uncharacterized protein LOC103999758 isoform X2, with the protein MMDKEMKGGSGMLILLLILSSGFSSASAASPAKIVGVAVSDAAYNAASALLKRFWSLKSTTKTVSGHRPLMKFESGYTVQTVFDGSKLGIEPYSVEMTQSGELLLLDSVNSNLYRIPLPLSRYSRPKLIAGSPEGYVGHIDGRPCEARMNHPKGFTVDERGNIYVADTMNMAIRKISDAGVTTIAGGKWSRGGHLDGPSEDAKFSNDFEVIYIASSCSLLVVDRGNQAIREIQLNFDDCAHQYETGFPLGTAVLLAAGFFGYMLALLQRRLGTMVSNQNEHQTLTKASMSPYQKPIKPSIRSPLIPTGDEAVHMDEEGLFGLIGKLLLAIAEIFGAMFPFFRKRSKTKYHHHHQQQQQRANTWSVPESLAIPHDEIPTPRKTYAFMSKEPEKIHHIRHAPPYLMPQQQKQQVHQQHHLQWNRQFSSGTETYYEQSCEMMTNEIVFGAVQESDSKRRAVEMKAVNYGDPMFEQYGVRYRNHYISYGDY; encoded by the exons ATGATGGACAAGGAGATGAAAGGAGGGTCCGGGATGCTCATTCTTCTACTCATCTTATCGAGTGGGTTTAGCTCAGCTTCAGCTGCTTCACCAGCAA AGATCGTCGGTGTAGCTGTCTCCGATGCTGCCTATAATGCTGCCTCTGCCCTCTTGAAGAGGTTCTGGTCTCTGAAATCTACTACGAAGACTG TCTCTGGGCACCGCCCACTGATGAAATTCGAGAGTGGGTACACTGTGCAGACGGTGTTCGACGGTAGTAAACTCGGGATCGAACCCTACTCGGTCGAGATGACGCAGAGTGGCGAGCTGCTGCTTCTTGATTCCGTCAACAGCAATTTGTACCGGATTCCGCTTCCTTTGTCGAGAT ATAGCAGACCTAAGCTTATTGCTGGTTCTCCAGAAGGTTATGTTGGTCATATTGATGGAAGACCATGTGAAGCAAGAATGAACCATCCAAAGGGCTTTACTGTTGACGAAAGGGGAAATATATATGTCGCGGACACAATGAACATGGCAATCAGGAAAATTAGTGATGCAG GGGTCACAACAATTGCAGGGGGAAAATGGAGCAGAGGAGGGCATTTGGATGGGCCTAGTGAAGATGCAAAGTTTTCTAatgattttgaagtcatttacatTGCTAGTAGCTGCTCTCTTCTAGTTGTAGACAGGGGAAATCAGGCAATCAGGGAGATTCAGCTTAACTTTGATGATTGTGCACACCAATATGAAACTGGTTTCCCTCTGG GAACTGCTGTGCTACTTGCTGCTGGATTCTTCGGTTACATGCTTGCTTTACTCCAGAGGCGGTTGGGAACAATGGTCTCTAACCAAAAT GAACATCAAACTCTCACAAAAGCAAGCATGTCTCCGTACCAGAAACCAATTAAACCATCTATAAGATCACCACTTATCCCTACTGGAGATGAAGCAGTGCACATGGACGAAGAAGGTCTCTTCGGCTTAATTGGTAAACTTTTGTTGGCAATAGCAGAAATCTTCGGTGCAATGTTCCCATTCTTCAGAAAGAGGTCAAAGActaaatatcatcatcatcatcagcagcagcagcagagggcAAACACTTGGTCAGTGCCAGAGAGCTTAGCAATCCCACATGATGAGATTCCCACACCTCGCAAGACTTATGCATTCATGTCAAAAGAACCAGAGAAGATCCACCACATCCGGCATGCACCACCTTATCTGATGCCACAGCAGCAGAAACAGCAAGTACATCAACAGCATCACCTTCAATGGAACCGGCAGTTCTCATCGGGCACTGAGACTTATTATGAGCAGAGCTGCGAAATGATGACTAATGAGATTGTTTTTGGAGCAGTTCAGGAGTCAGATAGCAAGCGGAGGGCAGTGGAGATGAAGGCTGTGAATTATGGGGATCCCATGTTTGAGCAATACGGTGTGCGCTACCGAAATCATTACATCAGTTATGGTGACTACTAA
- the LOC103999758 gene encoding uncharacterized protein LOC103999758 isoform X4, with the protein MMDKEMKGGSGMLILLLILSSGFSSASAASPAKIVGVAVSDAAYNAASALLKRFWSLKSTTKTAVSGHRPLMKFESGYTVQTVFDGSKLGIEPYSVEMTQSGELLLLDSVNSNLYRIPLPLSRYSRPKLIAGSPEGYVGHIDGRPCEARMNHPKGFTVDERGNIYVADTMNMAIRKISDAGTAVLLAAGFFGYMLALLQRRLGTMVSNQNEHQTLTKASMSPYQKPIKPSIRSPLIPTGDEAVHMDEEGLFGLIGKLLLAIAEIFGAMFPFFRKRSKTKYHHHHQQQQQRANTWSVPESLAIPHDEIPTPRKTYAFMSKEPEKIHHIRHAPPYLMPQQQKQQVHQQHHLQWNRQFSSGTETYYEQSCEMMTNEIVFGAVQESDSKRRAVEMKAVNYGDPMFEQYGVRYRNHYISYGDY; encoded by the exons ATGATGGACAAGGAGATGAAAGGAGGGTCCGGGATGCTCATTCTTCTACTCATCTTATCGAGTGGGTTTAGCTCAGCTTCAGCTGCTTCACCAGCAA AGATCGTCGGTGTAGCTGTCTCCGATGCTGCCTATAATGCTGCCTCTGCCCTCTTGAAGAGGTTCTGGTCTCTGAAATCTACTACGAAGACTG CAGTCTCTGGGCACCGCCCACTGATGAAATTCGAGAGTGGGTACACTGTGCAGACGGTGTTCGACGGTAGTAAACTCGGGATCGAACCCTACTCGGTCGAGATGACGCAGAGTGGCGAGCTGCTGCTTCTTGATTCCGTCAACAGCAATTTGTACCGGATTCCGCTTCCTTTGTCGAGAT ATAGCAGACCTAAGCTTATTGCTGGTTCTCCAGAAGGTTATGTTGGTCATATTGATGGAAGACCATGTGAAGCAAGAATGAACCATCCAAAGGGCTTTACTGTTGACGAAAGGGGAAATATATATGTCGCGGACACAATGAACATGGCAATCAGGAAAATTAGTGATGCAG GAACTGCTGTGCTACTTGCTGCTGGATTCTTCGGTTACATGCTTGCTTTACTCCAGAGGCGGTTGGGAACAATGGTCTCTAACCAAAAT GAACATCAAACTCTCACAAAAGCAAGCATGTCTCCGTACCAGAAACCAATTAAACCATCTATAAGATCACCACTTATCCCTACTGGAGATGAAGCAGTGCACATGGACGAAGAAGGTCTCTTCGGCTTAATTGGTAAACTTTTGTTGGCAATAGCAGAAATCTTCGGTGCAATGTTCCCATTCTTCAGAAAGAGGTCAAAGActaaatatcatcatcatcatcagcagcagcagcagagggcAAACACTTGGTCAGTGCCAGAGAGCTTAGCAATCCCACATGATGAGATTCCCACACCTCGCAAGACTTATGCATTCATGTCAAAAGAACCAGAGAAGATCCACCACATCCGGCATGCACCACCTTATCTGATGCCACAGCAGCAGAAACAGCAAGTACATCAACAGCATCACCTTCAATGGAACCGGCAGTTCTCATCGGGCACTGAGACTTATTATGAGCAGAGCTGCGAAATGATGACTAATGAGATTGTTTTTGGAGCAGTTCAGGAGTCAGATAGCAAGCGGAGGGCAGTGGAGATGAAGGCTGTGAATTATGGGGATCCCATGTTTGAGCAATACGGTGTGCGCTACCGAAATCATTACATCAGTTATGGTGACTACTAA